One part of the Vitis riparia cultivar Riparia Gloire de Montpellier isolate 1030 chromosome 15, EGFV_Vit.rip_1.0, whole genome shotgun sequence genome encodes these proteins:
- the LOC117931835 gene encoding integrin-linked protein kinase 1-like has translation MDDCRCSSPPSKMMQPQTMDSEGPYRLLHCSSKCEKAGVIQELEKGVEANLADYDKRTALHLAACEGCEEIVVLLLEKGADANPIDRWGRTPLSDARSFGHEKICEILEAQGGIDPVGLDSKIPCYEIDYAEVDMDEATLIGEGAYGEVYLVRWRETEVAANIIYSSISSDPRVKNTFLRELGLWQKLCHPNIVQFLGFTKHSDRLIFLTEYLRNGSLYDILRKKGRLDPPVVVAYALDIARGMNHLHQLKPHSIIHRDLTPRNVLQDEAGHLKVTVSSLCKIAQEKDAVGYKMTGGTGSYRYMAPEVYRRESYGKSIDVFSFAVIVHEMFHGKTSKRAENPEYVAEKQAYEDSRPPFSSYVYPRPIKTLLRNCWHKNPEVRPTFEAIILELEEIQVSMLDKKAACHDCDIL, from the exons ATGGATGATTGCAGATGTTCTTCACCGCCTTCCAAG ATGATGCAACCGCAAACCATGGACTCAGAAGGACCGTATCGGCTTCTCCACTGCTCTAGTAAGTGTGAAAAGGCAGGTGTGATACAAGAGTTGGAGAAAGGAGTAGAAGCCAACCTGGCTGACTATGATAAAAGAACAGCACTCCATTTAGCAGCCTGTGAAGGCTGTGAAGAAATTGTTGTCTTACTTCTTGAGAAAGGAGCTGATGCAAACCCCATTGATCGTTGGGGTCGCACT CCACTTTCAGATGCTCGTAGCTTTGGTCATGAGAAGATATGTGAGATACTGGAGGCTCAGGGTGGAATAGATCCG GTGGGGCTTGACTCTAAGATTCCATGCTATGAAATTGATTATGCTGAGGTGGACATGGATGAAGCAACTCTTATTGGAGAA GGAGCATATGGTGAAGTTTATTTAGTGAGGTGGCGTGAAACAGAAGTTGctgcaaatataatttattcCTCCATTTCATCAGATCCAAGGGTGAA GAATACCTTTTTGAGGGAACTAGGTTTATGGCAGAAGCTGTGCCACCCTAATATAGTGCAGTTCCTTGGTTTTACAAAGCACTCTGATCGCCTTATTTTCCTCACTGAGTATCTTCGAAAT GGAAGTTTGTATGATattttgagaaagaaaggaagacTTGATCCACCAGTAGTTGTGGCCTATGCTTTAGATATTGCAAG AGGGATGAATCATCTTCACCAGCTTAAACCACATTCTATAATTCACCGGGATTTGACTCCAAG AAATGTGTTACAAGATGAAGCAGGGCACCTTAAGGTTACAGTCTCCAGTCTATGCAAAATTGCTCAGGAAAAAGATGCAGTTGGTTACAAAATGACTGGAGGAACAGGTTCAT ATCGTTACATGGCACCTGAGGTTTATCGCCGAGAATCATATGGGAAGAGTATTGATGTCTTCTCCTTTGCTGTAATAGTACATGAG ATGTTCCATGGGAAAACATCAAAGAGAGCAGAAAACCCAGAGTATGTTGCAGAAAAGCAAGCATATGAAGATTCCCGGCCTCCTTTCTCCTCATATGTATACCCTAGACCCATCAAGAC GCTTCTCAGAAACTGCTGGCACAAGAATCCAGAAGTGCGGCCTACATTTGAAGCCATAATTTTGGAGCTAGAGGAAATACAAGTGAGTATGCTAGATAAGAAAGCAGCTTGCCATGATTGTGATATCTTATGA
- the LOC117932717 gene encoding uncharacterized protein LOC117932717 produces MNKPDSMVEIEKQYRCIMGSENQVFEQALVMFPDETSDRWQKVADHVNGRQLDRCQVSDPEKGREPCQLNLQVLWPPMTSRSTVRLGRPPTMFETITPGREVQMKKQKLEVVTGELNAQFERLFSMRGSTPSYTTNRDDIDEFSSKTSQINITSME; encoded by the exons ATGAATAAACCAGACTCCATGGTCGAGATTGAGAAACAATATCGGTGCATTATGGGCAGCGAAAACCAAGTTTTTGAGCAGGCGCTGGTCATGTTCCCGGACGAGACGTCAGACCGCTGGCAGAAGGTCGCCGATCATGTGAACGGAAGGCAGCTGGACCGCTGCCAGGTCTCCGATCCTGAGAAAGGAAGGGAGCCGTGTCAGTTGAATCTGCAGGTTCTGTGGCCGCCGATGACGTCACGGTCTACGGTTAGGCTTGGTCGGCCTCCGAcgatgtttgagaccataaCTCCGGGCCGCGAGGTTCAGATGAAGAAGCAAAAGTTGGAGGTCGTCACAGGGGAGCTGAATGCCCAATTTGAGag ATTGTTTTCAATGAGGGGGAGTACACCAAGCTATACCACCAATAGAGATGATATCGATGAATTTtcttccaaaacttcccaaATCAACATTACCTCCATGGAATGA